The Ochotona princeps isolate mOchPri1 chromosome 17, mOchPri1.hap1, whole genome shotgun sequence genome segment CACACCAGAACCAGACAcatcatttcccatgaactgGACACTCCAGAATGCTAGCGTGGgagttccttagtcagactaatcCCTAACGACACACTTCTTTAGCGAATTCTGCCATGTGAACTCCTCAACCATCAAATGATGAAACGGTACGTGACTCCCAAGTGTACACACCAAAATAACGATCCTATTCAAAGGCTCAGAAACATTTTAGCACAAGATAAACACTCTTCCCTGGTGATTTGTCTCAGTGAAGTGACCACAAACGAccagtgaaaatgaatttttttcattgaaagaaaaaaagcaaacttgACTGAGTCAGTGTTTGTCCCACCAGGCCACGCCGTGTCTCCCACCACCCTGCCCAGCACCTTCGCCCTCTGTAGTACCTGTGATGCTGACGGACTCATTACCTGGTTTGAGGCTGGGACTCAACTCCCGGCTAGTGCTGGGAGGTGGGAAGGCCTCCGGGGCTGTCAGTGCTGCAAGGGTTCGATACAGAGGAGGAGTCAACTCTTCGTCCCCAGAGAAGCTCCTCCGCACCCTACCCGACCTGGGCAGGCTCGACAAACTGACAGGCTTCTTCCCAACTGGCATCTTCCTCTCTAAATATCAAGTCAGACTACAGTAAGCTTTTACTGACATGCTGGGTAAGAAAAGTGCATCACATAACTAGGAAGGGCACGTTGCAGAGGACACTCTGAAACAACAAACAGCTACGCAAAGTCTGTGCTTCTGAAAATGAGcgagcccgtgtgtgtgtgtgtgtgagcatgtgcgaGCGTGTGCCAGAGGTGGAGGATGGCAGAGGCTGCTCCTACCTTCTCATAGTCTGATAATTCTGGTCCTGATtctcaagaataaaaaaaaacaagaaaaacaaatcaaacgaATCAGAGAAATCAAGCTTGAGGTAGAGTGAAAACccaagggaagacagaaaagagCCAAGGCTTTCAGGGCAGCACTTCTCTGTCCGAACAAGCCCCGGTGAGCTGGAGGTGGACGTCTGAAGGTACTATCTAGTGGCAGAAATTGATCAGCAGGAAATCAGCTGCTTGAGTTTTTAGTTTATTCTGAAAAGCCCTGAAATCCCAAACTATCTGTTTCCAAGTTCCTAGGTAATCTAGCTTCTTCTGAAACAAACCTAAGCCTAAGATTTGATACAATGCTTTTATCAATGAAAAAATACTCCACAGCCGAGTGCAGGCCATCAAGCAGGTCAAAAACCAAGATATTTACACATCTTTGTGACTAAGTTATGCCCATCTTCTTCCTAAGCACACAATGGCCCAGGTAGTTATGAGTAATCAGAAATCATGCTTTACAAATTCAGAGGAGAAAGATCACAGTAATTCTACAAGACGAATCTACAAACTAAGCCACTAGTTAGGATCCTGTCAAATCCCAAATAAAATCAAGTGCAGCACCATGGGCAACTACTTAAACTTTTTCTAACACACTGCATACTTCGAGGTAGAAAGAGAAGGAACAATCCCCAACTGCTTACAGTAGTGTCTGAAAATGATGACCTTGAAGACAGAAGTTAGTACTGCTTTTTCTGTTCTCAAGTTCCACACCTTGATATAAAGGTTTTCAAGCACTGTCAGTTTGTATGAACCCATGGGCAGGACATTATTCTCACATTCAAAAGTGCTGGTTAGTAACTGCTCCCTGATAGCATGAAGGCAGCTAATGACAAAAGCTAACAAAGAAGTCAATCACTATCCATTTATTGGGGGCTGGTATTGTAATGCAGCCCATTAagtttctgcctgcagtgtcagcattccacacGTGTCactttgagacctggctgctccacttcagatccagctccctattaactgtctgggaaagcagcagcagatggcctaaatgttggggcccatgcacccatgtgtgagacccagaggaagctctgggctcctgccttcagcctggcccagtcctggccgttTTGgctatgtggggaatgaatcagcaggtggaagactgtttctgtttctgttatgTAACTGCCTTttgccaaagaaacaaaaacaaacaacaaaccaaaaccaaaaaataccccacccccccaaaaaaccccaATTATCCGTTTCTATAGAAAAATAACTACTACTTAAGAATGTCAACattgagggcccggcatggtagcctagtggctaaggttcttgccttgcaagtgctggctctaatcccggtggccctgcttcccattcaactccctgcttgtggcctggcaaagcagtcgaggatggcccaaagccttgggaccctgcacctgtgtgggagacccggaagaggttcctggctcctggcttcggattggctcagctctggccattatgattACTTGgggtatcaatcagtggatggaagatcttcctctgtatatctgactttccaacaacaaaaaaatcttttaaaaaaatcaatattgataaatgattttaaataataaagaaatctaaGGGCTATAAGATGAAAGAACAGAGCCAGAACATAACCtaaggcaaataaaaataaataaaaagtttggtGGCCCGCTTGCTACTGACTTAAGTATGCCTGGAATGGATGATTTGGGTTTCTAAGCCTCAAATTAATTACTTAGGGTTTGTGGAaaaattttgaacattttgtttgaaagtaatAAGATTATTTACATGTCTTTCACTCTAGCAAGTGCTCCCGAGTCTGCAGAGGGAGTTCCAAAGTGTACATCACACTATTCAAACcccctgaattctgaattccagaACACAGCAGGCCTTGCAGGTCTCTAAGGAGTGACTGCGGGTTTGTATGtacttcttcttctttctatacCTCTAGGACAATTTAAAGCCACTAGAGATGATTCCGTAATATTGAAATCTATTAAAACACGACAGTTAAGGAACATATTAAATCTAAGCTTAATTCATTTTTTCCCACAAATCTAGAGATCTGGTcattaaaaatatctaaaaatttgGATGCTAAGATTTCAGCAATTATATATTTCTGTGTTCCCAGCCCAGTATTTCAAAATAATCTAAACTCCACAAACCAGAAAGAAATCCTGCAAGAATCATACTGAGGTAGGTGTATGAACTCTATACAAAATATTGATAAATTAGGCATAAAAAGTATGTCCTTTAACCACtgagtaataataaaaattaattcagtGTCTTAGAAAATTGTGAAATCTAAACAACTTGTCTATCAGAAGGCAGAATGAGGCTATGTTCACCTGCTCCTCACGTTGCACAAAGCTGAGGGATTATGCCCGCCACGCTTTAGGGTTCACTGACAGAGTCCCCATGTTAAATTTTCAGATACAGAAGAACCCACTTTGCTTTCCTGGAATGCCACTGCTGAAGTTCTCTGAGGCAACTCTGGATCCAGCAAGCACTAGATGGTGACATTTCAAAAGTTTATTAAGTTCCTAAGTTCTTTTTGGGTGAGCAAAAATAATCCCAAGGTTGTGGGAGGCTAGTGCTAATAAAAGCCAGGTTCACCTGCAGGTTACCACCAGTGAGTCTGACATCTGTTTTGGATCTGCaggaaatctgtttttcaaattgccACTACAGGGCCTTGAATTTCTTAAGCTTCTCACTTGAAGAATTCTAAATAAGGGTCAgcacggtggctcaacaggctaatacttTGTCTGccagcacaggcatcccacatgtacCCTGGTTTTAGTCCCAGCCAGTCAagttcctatctagctccctgcttgtggcctgagaaaacaggatgactcaaaactttgggatcctgaacccacttgggaacCCAGAAGTTCCTAGCCCCTGACTGACTCAGGTTcagcctctgtggccatttggggagtcaactagtGGACGGAAGGTCTCTGACTCaccctctctttgtaaatattcctttcaaacaaacaaggaagcaagcaagcaagcaagcaaacaaaacaaaaccaaaacaccaaaccaaccaaacaaaaaaaacccactgttTTAAAGAGCAGGGTTTACTTGACTCTTCATGCTGTTTTTACTTGGTTGTTAGATTAGCATTTATCTGAACAAATGACAAGTCAGCTAAAACATCTGATTCAGTTCTGATAAGGTGtactttttccctttttattaacatgttaaataaaagaaaacaattttatctCTGAGTGAAAAATTTCAGGGCTTAGTTTACTATAATagtgaaaatgattttaaaacaatgtaatacAGCTAACATTTCATATTGCTTTGGCTATTAATGCCAACAACTAGTCACTGGAAGGTAAAATAAAACATGGAGTAAAGAAAATGCTGCTTAAGTTTGATTTTGTTAGCCATCAATTTGGATTTCTTACAACATCATTCTTGAAAGagaattctgctttttctttataaaaatgataTGTTTATTGGACTCCAAGTCTATGGTAAGCAACAagcatctcttttttaaaaaacaaagtgttaaaaaaaattttcaggagGTTTATGTAGTATTTCAAGAATCATTCAAAGGTTCTATCCTTTTCCATGGGCATGTTAAATTTCAAAGTAATCATTTCTCTTGTCAATTAAAACCTTAAGTGGTTCTCCTTGTTGAAGAGGTTTGCCTTTTATGGCATACTGCACCTTTAAGCATCATACATAATGAATACACAGCAGTTTCTACTTTCTATGCAGCAATACTCTAGCAGCAATCAGTTAAGAATTAGAAAACCTAGGTAAACACCATGTGGTGACCCACTTTTCTTATGTCCTTTGTATTGCTGGGACTTagcctttttcttctgttttgatgAAGCGGACTGGCTTTCTCTGGATGCtgaaaaaacaaaagggaaaattgGTACCAGACAACTGCTTACAATTCTGGATAAAATTTAGATGAAGTATCTTTACCAAGACCACTATGTTATACAAATACATGATGATATGCAAATAAAGATATTTGCTCCTACACAACCAGGAGCTTCAAGACCACACAGGTGTCACTATTTCCTCAACAGCACTTAGCATATGCTCACAgactctgcctgtgatgctaaaCTTACTGAGGCCGTCAATCTACCTGAATTTGGTGACTGTGTTTCTACAGTCATGCAGCTGACTACTGAGCTCACACTGGCGGGGACACACGGTCTGACTGTTGAGCTTGTTGCTGAGTCTCAACATCTCACCTGCCAAACAATCAGACATTGGTATATTCTTGTTCTGTGAGCTCACAGGATGATTGGTGTGACACAGTCCTCTGGAGAAGTGAAGTTTTTACAAAAGAACACCTTTACTGTATATGAACTTACACTGTGATGCTGGAGGCTGTAGCTGATATCCAGTTAACTGACACCACCCTACAGGATAGAGGTCAGGGGACTCACAGTCTACCCACTGATCGTATTCTTCTTCCCATCCATCAAAATGTATCCTCAAGAGACGATGAATAATTCGAGTAACTGTAGCTACACATATTAAACGTGGCTCCATGAGGTCTACTGCTTCTAACTTCATTCCCACACGAAATCCATGATTTGGAACATCCTGACAGAGGCAAAATGTTAACACTTGTATAAAGAATGTACAACTGAACTGTCAATAAACAGCAGAAGTCAAAGCAATGCAGCTAAACAACAGAGCCCCAAATctcaaattgttttatttatttaagtgtattatggaAGTGAAGCATTTGGGAATTAAGAAATGCATTACTTTCTATTTTACTCACATTAAAAACAGTTTGGAAATAAACTTCAGTTATTCAGAAAAATggtttgttattatttatttatattaatgcACACTAAGCAATTCTAATACTAAGCAAAGACATCCTCATCAAAAAAGATCTGCATTTATGGGTTATCAAAAAGAAATGCCCACAGAAGATTTGCTCCAACATTTAAATTTACCTTATTAAATAGTTTCACTGGTGCTGCAATGGAGCCAGTTTCCCTGAGGTAGTCAAACCATTTAAAAGGAAGTTTTGTGTaacctaaaaaaaaacaaaactggagtAAGTGGCAGTTCATTGAAATGAGAAtactaaaatgcaaaaaaagacaCACAATGCATAGTTTCAGGTTTTAGCTTACATGATCAACTTTGACCTCAGGCTCTAACTCTGTCGGGTGCAATGATCCCTCTAAGGGATACAAATCTCATCCCCTTTCTGGACACACTGCTGCGTCTGTCTAACTTCATGCAAAACCGATTTCCTTTTCCTCAGTGTACCACAAAGATGATCTTAACTTTTTCAGAAATAGGCTACACAACAGTCTAGTATTTAACATTTGAATTAATGCTTTTCTTCCATTCAAAGAAAATCTAAAGGTGgaaatttatttccttaaattaaaaaaaaaaatgtacacaatAGCCTGTTGAGCACATACTATCATCAAAGTTTAAAGCATCAATTTACATTGTGAAATGTACAAATGGCTCTGGAAAAATTCTGTCTTTATGCTATTTATTCATATAAGCTTACAAATAATGGCTTGCTTCAGGACACCAAACAATACTTgctgtgtatatatttgtatcaCACATACACTACCTATTTGCTACACATATAGAACCACACAGCAAGAACATCTAGGACTATGTTTTATGTAAACGAATCCTGTGTGGAAAGAATGTAAGAATTAAGCTCCCATGTTCATATCAGTATGGAATACCTCTGGGTGGAGTAAGTTCAATCATATTAATTTCACAGAAACCGACAGGGAAAATAGAAGGAGAGGTCGCATGGTAACAGAACCAGTCAGACCCGTCTGCTGCTTCTGAGCCATCAATCCCAATCATGAGGAATCCATCAGCCAGCACCTTTCAAAGGAAAAGAAGCCCAAGTGTCTGAAATTAGATACCATTATTAGAAAAAGATGACATTTTGAATTGACACTGTAAAGAAGAGTAAATCTATTATCTAAGGATCTCTCAATAGTGAAAAATACTTCTCTGCTAAATTATGTTAGCCAACAGAAATTACAACAAGAAACCTATGTAATTTTCCAGTGTGTGCTGGAAATCAAAGCAGAATTAGTGAAGCGACTTCAGAGGTTTGGGAAAAATGCTGTCTTTGCCACCAGCAAAGCCGCTCACTCTTGCGGTAGCTGAAAGTGCACCAATTATGTGGGCTCTAAGTCCTATTCAGCAACACCTTACTTCTTCCccactgacatttcagttttccaAGTATGCACtgtcaggaatctggaatcaggagcagggcCGGAATTTGAACTATGATACGGGATGTGGATGTTCCAAGCACTATCTGGACTACCATGAAAACGCCCACTGTGACTTCtaattcttttaaagttttactgGTCTATTTGGAAACATgagcaggagggagagacagatgactatctggtggttcattccccaaatgcccagcacAGTGGAGTCTGCGCTAAGTGGAAGCCAGGAAACAGTTTGTCATGGGAAGGGCAGAAACGCAAGCATTTGAGCCATGATCTGCTACTTCCCAGACTCACTAGCtggaagctgaataggaagcaaagGTAGAACTTcaccctaggcactcaaatacggaaccatcacttgctgcctcccaggttatgcattagcaggaagctggagccaaggcCCAGACACGgacatcaaacccaggcactccaatatgataCCTAGGCATtgtaactggcatcttaaccactaggctaaatgccttgctttgtgttttcaatttttaaattagattaattattttgaatagttatttgaaaggcagaattacagacagaagatGATTAGCAGGGGGATAGACTGAGTGTGCAGCAGTCGGGTCTCTGATTGGTGATCGTATACTAGCAATAGTGGGGAGGCCCAACTCCCTACGTAACAATGCCGGCCCATTTTGCTTAAGTTTTATCAGGTAGGTGTCCTCACTTGATAAGGTAAAGAATAGGGTTTGGAACCAATCTTATTTAGCTGTATCACTTTGAACACAGGTATTTGGGATACTCAGctgccacagattttttttttttaagactttattttttattggaaagttagatttacagaaagaaggagagacagagagaaagagcttttgtctactggttcactcctcaagtggctgcaacggctggagctaagcctatctaaagccaggacaggagcttcttccggatctcccacatggatgcaggatcccaaagtcctgggcctcctctactgctgtttcaggcaccaagcagggagctggaagggaagtggaatagccgggatacgatctggaatccatatgggatcctggtgcatgcaagccaaAGATTTTAGTCACTatgttactgcgctgggccctgtcataattatttttcaactttttgtATTTAAATGGAAATCCTAAAGTTACGCATTTAGGTAAGTAGACTTTGGATCAGTGGCTCATAAATATAGTTAAACAAGGCCTTTGAAAATGATACTGCCAAGGTACCAACCAGAACTCACTAAATCCTAGTATGGGAGGGAAGGGGTGCACCTGTCTCGAGCTTTTAAGCTTCTCAGGGAATTCTGATTAACTAAGGATATATTTGTGCAAATAAAATGGTAGCAGATTCCAAATAATCATGACAGCAAGCCATATACAAAGATGACTCAATAAGAGAATTCATGTTTCTCTTGAAATTACTAGAAAATCTCTCTAGATTTAGCCACACACATTTTATATCTACATTAATATGGTAGAGAGGCAGCCTTCTATTGTATTCTGTGTAAAACCTAGTCTCTTACCTTTCTAATAGTTGCAACACATATTGTAGAAAGATTTAATGGGTCTATAGCTTCCAATTTCATTCCTTCTTTGAACCATTCCCCAGTTTGGTCTACTTCTTTTACCTAAAGAATTATATGAAAGCACATCTACTATTATAAATGTTGTCATCTTATCATAATACAATCAAATTTGAAAAGGTTTACCAGATGCCTTCTCCTACCTACCTAGTATTATAATTCAAACTTTTCATTAGGAAGCAAGTTTCAGATacataaaacagattttaaaggATAATTAGAACAAAAATGTGACACCTATGGATTATAATGTCTTAATCCTTTTAAGTGAACATAAGTGATTTTCataatcttaggaaaaaaacccacaacccTCTTTCAAAGCTAATTTACAAATGAGGGTTCTTATAAAAACTTCTTACCTTAGCAAATAAATGTGGTGGTGTATCAAAATGTCCATCCTGTTTCTTTGTAATATCTACAAGGAAAAGTTACATACTAATCTGTCAGCATTTGTGAGAAGACCAAAAAACCACGTTTCTTTGAAGGCTTCAAACTCACAAGGTATGTAATATTCTAAAGGCCTGGCAGAAAGACACGCCTTCTACATTCACCGTGACCCAGATGCTCTCAGTCAGCTTCCTCGCCAGGGGACGTGCATATTCATACAtttcagccaatcagaatgccagTAATTCCATTTAGGGAATTCTAACTTTAGAGGTATGTTTTAATGTGTTTGGTATCAAGTCTAACCACATCTAATCCTTTTATTCTGATTATAAACTGTGATGGAAAGGGAAAGGCTATCTTTAGATCTTTCAGAAGATCTAAAGAGAAGAAAGATTAGAACATTAAAGTCTATGCTATAAGTCTGTTGCTTTTTCAAATCAGAGGAAGTGGAAGAATGTAAATGATGACATTAATACGGTGCGAACTATTCAGTAATTAAAGTTGAAGAgttcaggattctttttttttttttaaatagacactATTATGTAGAAAAAATAGCCAAATGAGCATAATTTAGCCTCTGtcatctttaaaacagaaattctTGTAATGGATACTTACCAGATCTTTTGAATCGATGGCCTATACTTCGAGACCAACCGATATGATGGATCAACGGGCTGTGCATATGACACCAGAAGTCATCTGTTCTGTCTTCACTCTCTTCGTACACCAGCCTTAATCTTCCTCCAATGACACTTTCCACCACTGCCACTCGTGTTCGACACAAATGCCTCTTGTCAACCACTTCTACTCTCATGCAAGGTTTGAAAGGATATTGCATACTCTCTGAAACCTTGAAACAAAAGCAGATGAAAACTTTGGGAATGCATGACAAAGGCCCATAAATAATTCAACactgtactttaaaaatattgactGTACTCTGTATTTAACATAGATCACCCAGTAGATGAGGAATTCCTTAAAATTACCCTGTAAATTACCCTCTTTTTGAAAGCTGCTCAGTCCTTTATCAGAGCCTGTTTTTACCTTTTGTGAGAAGTCAGGAGGAAGGGTTTTGGCACCAGTCAGTCTTTTCACTAGAAAAGCTTTCCAGTTTGTATACTTATGTTGAATagctaaaacaaaagaaataactaTTTTACACTTCAGCAAAAAATGGAACTGCTtcagaaataatgtattttaaaatagtgaTAAATTTCCCTGCAAGTCACAGTATCAGTTACAGTCTTGAAAagtaacaaaaaacagaaaacaagtgtATCACTTGTTGGCAAAGTTACTTGGTAATCAAAAATAGTTCATTACTTCATGTAGTGCTAAAGTGTGAAATAgccttaaaatacatatatttaaaattaaagtgAGGTTAATTACATGTttaaatttttagatttatttaaagaggtggggggcaggaagacagggaagggggaggaagggtggaaaggagacagagattttGACTGATATCCCACTCTGGTTTACACCTCAAATGCCGCCAGGAGCTG includes the following:
- the MBTD1 gene encoding MBT domain-containing protein 1 isoform X1, whose product is MINVSGCTLRSYMCLVCSAPKTKRSSRPTRNRRDASGMFDGYDSCSEDTSSSSSSEESEEEVAPLPSNLPIIKNNGQVYTYPDGKSGMATCEMCGMVGVRDAFYSKTKRFCSVSCSRSYSSNSKKASILARLQVTGKPPTKKAKVLQKQPLVAKLAAYAQYQATLQNQAKTKAAVSMEGFSWGNYINSNSFIAAPVTCFKHAPMGTCWGDISENVRVEVPNTDCSLPTKVFWIAGIVKLAGYNALLRYEGFENDSGLDFWCNICGSDIHPVGWCAASGKPLVPPRTIQHKYTNWKAFLVKRLTGAKTLPPDFSQKVSESMQYPFKPCMRVEVVDKRHLCRTRVAVVESVIGGRLRLVYEESEDRTDDFWCHMHSPLIHHIGWSRSIGHRFKRSDITKKQDGHFDTPPHLFAKVKEVDQTGEWFKEGMKLEAIDPLNLSTICVATIRKVLADGFLMIGIDGSEAADGSDWFCYHATSPSIFPVGFCEINMIELTPPRGYTKLPFKWFDYLRETGSIAAPVKLFNKDVPNHGFRVGMKLEAVDLMEPRLICVATVTRIIHRLLRIHFDGWEEEYDQWVDCESPDLYPVGWCQLTGYQLQPPASQSSRESQSASSKQKKKAKSQQYKGHKKMTTLQLKEELLDGEDYHFLQGASDQESNGSANFYIKQEP
- the MBTD1 gene encoding MBT domain-containing protein 1 isoform X4 gives rise to the protein MFDGYDSCSEDTSSSSSSEESEEEVAPLPSNLPIIKNNGQVYTYPDGKSGMATCEMCGMVGVRDAFYSKTKRFCSVSCSRSYSSNSKKASILARLQGKPPTKKAKVLQKQPLVAKLAAYAQYQATLQNQAKTKAVSMEGFSWGNYINSNSFIAAPVTCFKHAPMGTCWGDISENVRVEVPNTDCSLPTKVFWIAGIVKLAGYNALLRYEGFENDSGLDFWCNICGSDIHPVGWCAASGKPLVPPRTIQHKYTNWKAFLVKRLTGAKTLPPDFSQKVSESMQYPFKPCMRVEVVDKRHLCRTRVAVVESVIGGRLRLVYEESEDRTDDFWCHMHSPLIHHIGWSRSIGHRFKRSDITKKQDGHFDTPPHLFAKVKEVDQTGEWFKEGMKLEAIDPLNLSTICVATIRKVLADGFLMIGIDGSEAADGSDWFCYHATSPSIFPVGFCEINMIELTPPRGYTKLPFKWFDYLRETGSIAAPVKLFNKDVPNHGFRVGMKLEAVDLMEPRLICVATVTRIIHRLLRIHFDGWEEEYDQWVDCESPDLYPVGWCQLTGYQLQPPASQSSRESQSASSKQKKKAKSQQYKGHKKMTTLQLKEELLDGEDYHFLQGASDQESNGSANFYIKQEP
- the MBTD1 gene encoding MBT domain-containing protein 1 isoform X3, giving the protein MFDGYDSCSEDTSSSSSSEESEEEVAPLPSNLPIIKNNGQVYTYPDGKSGMATCEMCGMVGVRDAFYSKTKRFCSVSCSRSYSSNSKKASILARLQGKPPTKKAKVLQKQPLVAKLAAYAQYQATLQNQAKTKAAVSMEGFSWGNYINSNSFIAAPVTCFKHAPMGTCWGDISENVRVEVPNTDCSLPTKVFWIAGIVKLAGYNALLRYEGFENDSGLDFWCNICGSDIHPVGWCAASGKPLVPPRTIQHKYTNWKAFLVKRLTGAKTLPPDFSQKVSESMQYPFKPCMRVEVVDKRHLCRTRVAVVESVIGGRLRLVYEESEDRTDDFWCHMHSPLIHHIGWSRSIGHRFKRSDITKKQDGHFDTPPHLFAKVKEVDQTGEWFKEGMKLEAIDPLNLSTICVATIRKVLADGFLMIGIDGSEAADGSDWFCYHATSPSIFPVGFCEINMIELTPPRGYTKLPFKWFDYLRETGSIAAPVKLFNKDVPNHGFRVGMKLEAVDLMEPRLICVATVTRIIHRLLRIHFDGWEEEYDQWVDCESPDLYPVGWCQLTGYQLQPPASQSSRESQSASSKQKKKAKSQQYKGHKKMTTLQLKEELLDGEDYHFLQGASDQESNGSANFYIKQEP
- the MBTD1 gene encoding MBT domain-containing protein 1 isoform X2, encoding MINVSGCTLRSYMCLVCSAPKTKRSSRPTRNRRDASGMFDGYDSCSEDTSSSSSSEESEEEVAPLPSNLPIIKNNGQVYTYPDGKSGMATCEMCGMVGVRDAFYSKTKRFCSVSCSRSYSSNSKKASILARLQVTGKPPTKKAKVLQKQPLVAKLAAYAQYQATLQNQAKTKAVSMEGFSWGNYINSNSFIAAPVTCFKHAPMGTCWGDISENVRVEVPNTDCSLPTKVFWIAGIVKLAGYNALLRYEGFENDSGLDFWCNICGSDIHPVGWCAASGKPLVPPRTIQHKYTNWKAFLVKRLTGAKTLPPDFSQKVSESMQYPFKPCMRVEVVDKRHLCRTRVAVVESVIGGRLRLVYEESEDRTDDFWCHMHSPLIHHIGWSRSIGHRFKRSDITKKQDGHFDTPPHLFAKVKEVDQTGEWFKEGMKLEAIDPLNLSTICVATIRKVLADGFLMIGIDGSEAADGSDWFCYHATSPSIFPVGFCEINMIELTPPRGYTKLPFKWFDYLRETGSIAAPVKLFNKDVPNHGFRVGMKLEAVDLMEPRLICVATVTRIIHRLLRIHFDGWEEEYDQWVDCESPDLYPVGWCQLTGYQLQPPASQSSRESQSASSKQKKKAKSQQYKGHKKMTTLQLKEELLDGEDYHFLQGASDQESNGSANFYIKQEP
- the MBTD1 gene encoding MBT domain-containing protein 1 isoform X5 → MFDGYDSCSEDTSSSSSSEESEEEVAPLPSNLPIIKNNGQVYTYPDGKSGMATCEMCGMVGVRDAFYSKTKRFCSVSCSRSYSSNSKKASILARLQVTGKPPTKKAKVLQKQPLVAKLAAYAQYQATLQNQAKTKAAVSMEGFSWGNYINSNSFIAAPVTCFKHAPMGTCWGDISENVRVEVPNTDCSLPTKVFWIAGIVKLAGYNALLRYEGFENDSGLDFWCNICGSDIHPVGWCAASGKPLVPPRTIQHKYTNWKAFLVKRLTGAKTLPPDFSQKVSESMQYPFKPCMRVEVVDKRHLCRTRVAVVESVIGGRLRLVYEESEDRTDDFWCHMHSPLIHHIGWSRSIGHRFKRSDITKKQDGHFDTPPHLFAKVKEVDQTGEWFKEGMKLEAIDPLNLSTICVATIRKVLADGFLMIGIDGSEAADGSDWFCYHATSPSIFPVGFCEINMIELTPPRGYTKLPFKWFDYLRETGSIAAPVKLFNKDVPNHGFRVGMKLEAVDLMEPRLICVATVTRIIHRLLRIHFDGWEEEYDQWVDCESPDLYPVGWCQLTGYQLQPPASQSSRESQSASSKQKKKAKSQQYKGHKKMTTLQLKEELLDGEDYHFLQGASDQESNGSANFYIKQEP